The Sporomusaceae bacterium genomic sequence GGCCACTGTTTTCTCTCCCCCAGCCGTGAAAATTCACTTGATAATATTCGCCCCCGCCCGGTACTCTCCTGCCGACAAGTGACCGGTCAGTCCAGAATATTTGTAAAGATTAGAGCGGCTTTGTCCAAAGCCGCTCTAAAAGTAATGGGCGACAGTAAAAGGCCGTTCAGAAGCGTCCAGATGCAAGGCGTACCGGAGGACGGACGCGAAGGCAGTACTGCGGGATGTACGACGAGCGTCCGTCCGAGGAACAACGAAGCGGATGGATGCTTTCCCGCGCCTCTGGGCGCGGATAGCTCAACTAAGGCTCGGGCCAAAGCCCGAGCCAAGTTTCGCTTATCAACGGCCGGAGTGGTCGGTGCCGCCGACGACGATCTCGGGAATGCGTATCGTCGGCTGCGCGTCCGATACCGGCGCCCCTTGGCCATCTTTGCCGCAGGTGCCGATGGAGAAGCCGAAATCGCTGCCCACCATGTCGATCTGGCGGAGCACTTCCGGTCCGTTGCCGGCGAGGGTCGCACCCCGTACGGCGTGGGCCACTTTCCCGTCCCTGATGAGGTAACCCTCGGCGACGTCGAAGACAAAGTCGCCGTTGACGGTATTGACCTGGCCGCCGCCCATCTTCTTGACCAGCAGGCCGTTCTTGACCGAACCGATGACGACGGCCGGGTCTTCCTTGCCGGCGGCGATATAGGTGTTACGCATGCGGGGGATGGGCTTGTGCTCGAAAGATTCGCGCCGCCCGTTGCCGGTGGTGTCGACCTTGTCGCGCCCGGCTGTCAGGTAGTCGTACATGAAGCCTTTGAGTACGCCGTCGGCGATCAGGACGGTCTTCTGGGCGGGGAAACCTTCGTCGTCGAAGCGCAGCGTACCGTAACGGTGCGGCAAGGTGCCGTCGTCAACCACGGTGATGCCGCGGGCGGCCACCTGTTCTCCCCGGCGGCCGGCGTAGACCGACAGGCCTTTCTGGACAAGATCGGCTTCCAGACCATGGCCGCAGGCTTCGTGGACCATGGTGCCGCCGGCAACGCCGGCCATGACGACCGGCATCCTGCCGGCGGGAGCGGGTTTAGCCTCGAGCGAGGAGACCGCCCGGCGGGCAGCCTCGCGGGCCACAGCTTCGCAAGCGTCGCGTCTCGCCAGTTCGAAGCCCTGCGTGCCGCCGATGGCTTCGAACCCGGTCTGGATCTGTCCGCCATCGGCGGCGACGGCGTTCACCGACAGCCGGGTCCGCACCCGGCGGTCCTCAACCAGCCGACCAAGCGAGTTGGCGATGGTCACGTCCTGGATAACGTCCCCGTATACCACTATCACCTGTTTAATCCGCTCGTCGACCTCCCGGGCCGCCGCATCGGCGGCGGACACCACCGCCACTTTGTCGTCGACGGGAACCGAGTCGGGCATGACGGCGATGTCCAGGTCGACCGTCGGCCTGACCGCCTTGAGGTCGATGCTGACGTCGCGCGCCGACACCTTGGCGGCGCGGCTGGCTACGTCGGCCACTTTGATGAGCTCGTCGGCGGTGATCTTATTTGTGTAGGCGTACGCAGTGGTGTCGCCCGAGATGACGCGCACGCCGGCGCCGCAGTCGGCGCCTGTCTTGACGCGCTCGATCCTGTTCTCTTCGCAGGACACCATAGTAGTGGCCCGGTTTTCCACGAATATGTCGGCAAAATCGCCGCCGCGCCGCAAGGCGGTGGCCAAAACGTCGCTGAACACCCTCCGGTCTAGCATTATATCTCCCCCATGCTGCGCGCCGGCCGTGAGGCGGCGCGTTGTCGTAGAGCTAGTATTCGTATTGGCGGACTTTTTACGCAGATGGGCTACAGGGACAGCCGGTTACGTTATTTCCGCCAACACCTGGCGGACCGCACCCTCCGGCACTTCGGCGCTGATGGCGACGCGGCCGATTTCGTCGGGCAGCACCCAGTTGACGGCTCCGTCGACGCTTTTCTTGTCTCTGGCCAGATAGGCCGCAAGGTCTTCCCCGCGGCAGCCGCGGGCGGCCGTCGGCAAACCGAGGCGCCGGAGGAGGGCGGCAATGTTCTCGACCGTCTCCGGCCCGCAACGGCCGAGGATGTTGCTCAGGCGGGCGGCGCCGTACATGCCGATGGCCACGCCCTCGCCGTGGGTGTAGCGGGCGAAGCCGGTGGCCGCTTCGACAGCGTGGCCGATGGTGTGGCCGAAATTGAGGATCATTCTGAGATGACTTTCCTTCTCGTCCTGTTCGACGACCGCAGCCTTGATCTCGCAGGAGCGGCGGACAATCTCGCCGATAACCCCGGCCTCGCGCGCCAGGATGGCCTCGCTGTTGGCGTCCAGCCAGGCAAAGAAGGCGGCGTCGGCGATGACGCCGTATTTGACGACTTCCGCCAGACCGGAGGCCAGTTCGCGGGCCGGCAGGGTCGCCAGCACGGCGGTGTCGGCTACCACCAGGCGCGGCTGATAGAAAGCGCCGATGAGGTTCTTGCCGGCGGGATGGTTGACAGCCACCTTGCCGCCGACGCTGGAATCGACCTGCGCTAGAAGGGTGGTCGGCACCTGGATGAAGGGCACGCCTCTAAGGTAGGTGGCGGCCACAAACCCGGCCAGGTCGCCCACGACTCCGCCGCCGACGGCGATAATCGGCGATTTGCGGTCAAGCCCGCCGTCGATCGCCTTGCTGTAGAGGCCCTCCGCTACGGCCAACGATTTCGATTCCTCCCCCGGCGGTATTACCGCCAGGTCGGCGCGCATACCCGCCCGCCGGAGGGCGGCCAGGGCGCGGTCGCCGTAAAGATCGGCGACATTGGCGTCCGTCACCGCCAGGGCGCGGTCGCCCAGTTTGAGGCGGCGGACAAGGTCGCCCAGCAGGTCGAGCCCGCCGGGGACGATATGGATGGCGTACCCGCCGCCGGTCAGGCTGACGTTAACTTCGGCCATAGATATGCCCCTCCTGCCTGAGAAAGGCGATGATTTTCTCCGCCGCCATCCGGGGCGGGATGTTGCTCGTGTCGAGGATGAAAGCGGCCTGGGCGTACAGGGGAGCCCGCTCGGCCAGCATCCGGGCGACGATCTCCTCGCGATCGGGCCGGGCGAGGAGCGGGCGGGTATTCCTCCGTCCCGTTCGCTCCAGGATGGTCTGGACGGAAGCGGTCAGGCAAATTATCACGCCGCCGGAGCGCAGCCTCTGCATGTTTTCCGCATCGAGCACGACGCCGCCGCCGGTGGCGATAACGGCTTTCCGGTGGCGGGCAACGCGGGCGATCACGTCCTTTTCCCTGGCTCTGAAGTATGCCTCGCCGTGCTTGGCGAAGATTTCGCCGATGGCGAGGCCGCTTTCCTGTTCAATCTTGCGGTCGACGTCGATGAAAGGGCGGCCGAGACGGCCGGCCAGCAGCCGGCCGGTGCAGCTCTTGCCCGTCCCCATGAAGCCGATGAGCACGATGTTCTTCATCGCGGTCCGCCGTCCAGGCGCCGACGGTATTGCTCCACCGCAGCGAGCAGGTCGCCGAGGTGGTCGCCGCCGAATTTCTCCAGCACCGCCCCGGCAAGGACGATGGCCACAACCGCTTCGCCCACCACCGCGGCGGCAGGCACGGCGCAGACGTCGCTGCGCTCGGTGTTGGCGCGGGTGGCCGCCTTGGTGGCGATGTCCACCGACGCCAGCGGCGCCATGAGGGTCGGGATGGGTTTCATCACCGCCCGGACCACAAGGTCTTCGCCGGTCGAGATGCCGCCTTCCACGCCTCCGGCCCGGTTGGTCTTACGGAAGTAACCGCGGGCGGGGTCGTAAAAAATCTCGTCGTGGGCCTGGCTGCCGGGCAGGGCGGCGTTGGCGAACCCCTCCCCTATCTCGACGCCCTTGACGGCCGGAATCGACATCAGGGCCGCGGCGAGCGCCGCGTCGAGGCGGCGGTCCCACTGTACATGGCTGCCCAGGCCGGGCGGCAGTCCGGACACCACGACCTCGAATACGCCGCCAAGGGTGTCGCCGCGCGTCTTGGCCGCGTCGACGGCCGCCATCATCGCCGCTTCGGCCGTCTTGTCGGCGCAGAAGAGCGGCGAGTCCGCGGTAAGGGTACCGATATCGCCCGCCGCGTATGCGCGGCGGGCTGCGGACACGCCGCCGACGGCGACGACGTGGGCGGCCACGGTGACGCCGAGGGCCGTCAGGAGCTGACGGGCGACGGCGCCCACGGCGACGCGGGCCGCCGTTTCCCGGGCGCTGGCCCGTTCGAGGATGTTGCGGATATCGTCATGGCCGTATTTTTGTATACCCGCCAGGTCGGCGTGGCCGGGCCGCGGCGCGGTGACCGCCTCCCCCGCCGCCGGGCCGGATGGCGACATCCGTTCCTGCCAGTTGGCCCAATCGCGGTTCTTTATGGCCAGCGTCAGCGGGCTGCCCAGGGTGCGCCCGAAGCGCAGGCCGGACAGCACCTCGGCCTCATCCTTTTCGATGCGCATGCGGCCGCCCCGGCCGTAGCCCTGCTGGCGGCGGGCCAGGTCGCGGTTCACGGCGGCCAGGTCCACGGGCAGGCCGGCGGGCAGGCCTTCGATGACGGCCGTCAGGCACGGCCCGTGGGATTCGCCGGCGGTCAGGAAACGGAACATCAGTCAGCCCTCCCAGTAGATGAAAGTAAAGAAAAAAATTATAACTGTAGTATTTCGAAACAGGAATAGCCATATCCTGCCTGGCAGACAGCAAAAAACCAAGGCAATCGCCTTGGTCGTAAATTTGCCGAACGGCCGTTCAGAAGTGCCCAGATGCTAGGCGCACCGGAGGATGGCCCGCGAAGGCGTACTTGGTGGCGTACGTCGAGTGGGCCATCCGAGGAGCAACAACGCAGATGGGCGCTGCTGGACGGCCGTTATTTTTTGACGCTGTAGATTACCACCTGCATCTTAGTCTCCAGCCCGCCCCCCAGCTTCATATTCATCGCCAGGGAATTGACGGAGTTGAAGCGCGGCGCGTCCTCGAGCTGCTTGAGGAAGCCCGCGGTCTGGAAAAAGTCGCCCCTGACGAGGATGTCGAGCGGCGTTTCCTGGTAGTTGTTGCGGCTGACGACCGCGGCGGGCTTGATGTGCATGATCTGGACGCCGCTGGCGCGGGCCGCCTTCTCGACGATGACGAGGAAGTCGCTGACGCCCGGCGTCTCGGGCAGCGCCCGGTCTACGACCCGCCGCCTGATGTCGAGCTCGGCCATGTGCTTAGCGGGATCGGGATGGGCGAGCACATGGGCTTCGATCGCATCCACCTGCCGCTTCTCGCTGCGGTAGCGGCCGTCAAGCTCGACGAGCCGGAGCCGCTGCTGCTGGAAAACGAAAGACCAGGCCACGACGGCGACCAGCACGGTGACGAAAGCGAACAACATCAGCTTATGTTTTAGGGAGAGCTCTTTTGGCAGCGTGATCGCCACGGTTACCTCCCCTTGATCTTAAGGGTGATCTCGAATTTGGTCGCAAAGGTGGTAATGTCCCGTTCCGCCTTGACCAATGTCGGCTCGGCGAACAGGTCGTCCTGCTCCAGCTTGCGCATGAAGGCGGCCAGATCCGGGGTGCTCTTGGCCATCCCGGTAAGCTTCAGGAGACCCTTATCGACCGTAAGGTCGGTGAACCACAGTTCGGGAGGCGTCTTGGCCCCGAGCTGGGTGAGGATGGCGTACCAGGATGTGCGCTCGCGGGTGAGGGCGATGAGCACGTTATCCTTAGCGTCGATGCCCTGCTGCTTGGCGTTGGCCGCCAGCATGGCCTCGCGGGACGGGCGCAGGAGCTGGTGGCGGTTTTTCGCTTCCTCCAGGTTGCGCTCGGTGTGGACAAGCATGAACTGGAAATAACCCCAGACGCTCAGGAAAACGCCGAGGACGAGGAAAATAAGGGCGCCGAAAATCCGGCCGGTCCGCCACTTGGGCTGGCGCTCGGCCAGCGGCAGAAGGTTGATGCGGATCATTCTTCCCCTCCCCTCAGCGCGAGGCCGACGGCCACGCCAAGGCGGCCGCCGAGGCTGCGGACATACTGGGGATCGAAGCTGCCGGCGATGTCGAACGGCGCCAGGGGGTCGTGGATGACCACCGGGACGTCGAGCTGGGCGGAGAAATAGTGGACGATGTTCTCCAGGGCGGCGCCGCCGCCGGTAAGAAAGGCTTTATCGATGATCGCCTCTTTGTTCTGGATGCGGTAATACTCGATGGTGCGCTGCGCCTCGCGGGCCGCCTCGGTGACGAGCAGCTCGAAGCGGCGGTGGACGGCGGACGTGTCATCCTGAGTGCCGGGACGGAAGAGCAGCCCCTTCTGACGCTGCTTGAGGCGCTCGGCTTCCGTCTGGCCGAGTTCGAACGCTTCCATAATGACCTCAGTGAACCGCTGGCCGCTGATGGGCACGGGACGGGCCACCACCGGGGCGCCGTCCTGGAAGATGGTGGCGTGGGAAAGCTCGGCGCCGATGTCGACCACCAGGGCGTTGCCGGCGGCCGGCAGCGTGCGGTAGATGGCGATGGGCTCGGCGTCGATGGCCGCCGGACGGAGACCGGCGGCTTTGACCGCGGCCACCAGATCGTCGACGGCTTCGCGGGGCGCGGCGGCGAGCATGACCCGCATCTCAAGCTCGCTCGTGGCGCGGTCGGTGACGGCGTAGTCGTAGTAATATGTGCCAGGGGCGAAGGGGACGTATTTTTCGCTGTCCCATTTCACAGCCTCGCGCAGTTCATCGGGGCTGAGGGGCGGAAAAGAGATTTCGCGCACAAAAAGGGCAGGCACGCCGATGGCCAGCGCCGCGTCGCGGATGCTGGCCCCGCTGGTGCCCACGGCCTGACGCAAAATAGCCGCCAGGGCTTTGACGTCGCGACACGCGCCGTTCTCCACAATGCCGGGCGGCAGATCCACGACGCCGACGGCCTTCAGCAGGGGCCGGCCCTTGCGGCGGTCGATCTGGACGATCTTGACGGCGCTGGTGCCGACGTCGACGCCGAGTACGTTATCCGTCTGACGGGCAAACAGGGACCGCAGGATGTTCCGCATGGGCGTCACTACTCATCGGCCCGGTGGTGGTGGGGCCGCGCCTTTACGAGAATGATGGCGTTGGTGAGCGCGGCGACGATGTCGACATAGAACTGCTGGTCGAGGGATTTGACCTTGGTCAGCGTCTGGCCCTTGTCGGTGACGACGTAGCGGGGCGGCAGAAAATTGAGCGCCAAGGCCGCGATGTCGTACTGGCAGTGCTTGCAGTTGCAGATGTCGGCGTGGTTGGCGAGCTGCTCGGGGAGGTACTGCCAGACGAGGGTTTCCATGTAGTTGATGAGTTCCATAGTCCGCACTCTCCTTTTTAACAGGCCGTTGATAAGCCCCCATCTGCGTCGTTGCTCCTCAGATCGCTTGCTTGCGTACGTTCGAGTACGCGGCGCGGCGCGCTCTTCCGGTGCGCCTTGCATCTGGGGACTTCTGAACGGCCTGGGGAACGGCATTTAGGATAAGCATATCTTAAATATAATTAGACAAAAGCCGCCGGCTACCTGCCGGGCGGCGCGGGGAAACGGAAAATATCAGCGTCTGAGGAAATGGCCCGCGTACCAGGCAACGATATCCGGGCCGTAGAGGAGGGTGACGAACGCGCCGGCGGCGATGAACGGCCCGAAGGGGATGAGGTCTTTGCGCTTCCTGAGCCTGAGCAGCAGCAGCGCCCCGCCGCCGAGGCCGCCGGCGAGGAAGGACAGGAAGAGCGCCAGCAGGGTGTGCTGCCAGCCGAACCACAGGCCGAGCGCGGCGGCGAACTTGACGTCGCCCCCGCCCATGCCGCCGCGGGTGATGACGGCGATGGCCAGCAGCAGGCCGCCGCCGAGGAGGCCGCCGAGGAGCATGTCGAGGAGACCGACGGGCAGGGTAAGCGCCGAGCCCCACAGCGGCGCGTACGCAAAGGAAAGGTTTATCGCGACACCGGCTCCGGCAAGCCATACGAGGACTTTGTCGTAGATGAGCTGGTGGTCGAAGTCGATGAGGGTGATGACGACGAGGAAGGATGTCAGGACAAGGGCTTTAATGAGCGACGACCCAAGGCCGAAAACAAAGAAACACCACACGAACAGCGCGCCGGTCGCAAGCTCGACCAGGGCGTAGCGGGCGGAGAAGGTAGCGCCGCACGACCGGCAGCGGCCGCGGCGGAGGATGTAGCTGAGGACGGGGATGAGATCGGCTGGCCCGAGGCGGACGCCGCAGGCGCGGCAGTGCGAGGGCGGGCTGACAACCGACTCCCCGGCCGGCAGGCGGTAGACGCAGACATTGAGAAAGCTGCCCACCGCCAGGCCGAGAAGGAAGATGATAAGTTCAAACAATTTGGGTTAACTCCCGAAAAAGTAGGTATCAAGGCAGTCCTGCGACTGCCTTGATATTATAATTAGAGATCTTCAGCCATTTTGTCAGTTCCGCCGATATCGATGGTTGCCCTACCTGCTGCGGTTACTTGGTATTTAGTGCCGGTTATTGCGGCGGCAGTAGTCGTTTTAGTAGCAGTAAAGTTTCCCGTAGGCGGAACCGGCACTGCTTGCAGATATGTGGTTACTGGAGCATCTACGTCGCCGGCTGTAATCGTTCCACCATTCGCGAGTGCCATCATGCATGCCGTGTCGATGGTCCTTAAATCAGCCTGAAGCTTCGCACCCCGAGCAGCATCTGCGGAACTAGCGATCTTGGGTATCGCAATTGCGGCCAGAACGCCGATTACGGCAATTACGACGATTAGCTCAACTAACGTAAAGCCTTTATTATTTTTTACATTACGTCTAAAATTCATCAACTTGATTCACCTCCTTTCAATAAATCTAAAAACAATCCAAAGGGCTAGCTTACTTGCCAATACTGGTGATTATGTCAAAGAGCGGCATGAGGATGGAGAAGACAATCATCCCGATAACCACTCCTAGCACCCCAATTAAGATAGGTCCCAACAAGCTGCTAAGGCGATTGACAGTGTCGTCGATGTCGTTCTCGTAAAAGTCAGCGACTTTCTCGAGCATCTTGTCCACCTCGCCCGTCTCCTCACCCACCGCCGCCATCTGCACGACCATCGGCGGGAAAACACCCGACGCTCCTAGGGTAGCGGCCAGACCGAGTCCTTCGCTGACGCCTTCCTGGGCGGCGGTGATGGCGCGGGCCATGAGGCGGTTGCCGGCAGTCTTTTTGACGACCTCCAGGGCGGCGATGATGGGCACGCCGCCGCGCAGCAGCGTGCTGAGGGTGCGGCTGAAGCGGGCGACGGCAATCTTGCGCCAAAGGGCGCCCATGACCGGCACATGCAGGATGAACTCATCAAGCAACCGCTGCCCCTGTGGTTGGCGCAGATAAATCCGCAACCCGTAGATGATGACGGCGATCCCGGCAGCTAGCAATAGACCATATTCGTTCAAGAAGGCGCTGATCGTCAACAGGGCGCGGGTTGGGGCAGGGAGGGTCACCTTCAGGCTAGCAAATATCTGCACGAAACGCGGTAAAACGAAGAGGAGGATAAATACTATCGCCGCCGCCGCGAAGGTCATAATCACCGCCGGGTAGGTGAGGGCCGATTTGACATTGGCGGTCAGCTTGCTCTCTTTTTCAAAATGGACGGCCAGGCGCTCCAGGACGACGTCGAGTACGCCGCCGACCTCGCCGGCTTCGACCATGCTGGCCATGATGTCCGGGAAGACGCCGGGGTGGTTCTGCATGGCCCGCGACATGGTCTCGCCTTCCTGGACCTTGACGAGGATGTCCTTGACCGCCGCCTTGAGGCGGGCATTGCCGGTCTGGTCGACCATGACGCCGAGGCTGACGGTGAGGGAGAGGCCGGCGTCGACCATGGTCGCGAACTGGCGGCAAAAGATAGCCAGATCCTTGGAGCTAACGGGGTTGAAGATATCGGCAAGCCCCCGGAGGGCTGAACCGCTGTCGGCGGCCGGCCTGATCTGGGTGACGAAATAGCCCTGGTTTCTTATGTAGGCCGCCACGGCCGCCTCGTTTTCGGCGACGAGCGAGCCGGTGAGCAGTTGGCCGGTGCGGTCCTTGGCTCTATAAGCGAAAGTCTTTGACACCGGGCTAATCTCCTCTACGTGGGGGCTGGCTAAAAAGTCCATCTGCGGCGTTGGGCCTGCGGGCGCTTGCTAGCGTACATTCGAGTACGCGTCGCTGCGCGTCCTCGGGCCGCCTTGCATCTGGAGCTTTTTATCTCAGCCCGTATGTTTTCTATCCGTTGATTAATTTCAACAGCGTTTCAGGGTCGGCGGCCCGCGCCAGCGCTTCGTCGGTGCTGACCAGGCCGCGGCGGCACAGGTCGCGCAGGGCGTTGTCCATCGTCTGCATGCCGTTTTTCGCGCCTGTCTGGATGACGGAGGCTAGCTGGTGGGTCTTGCCCTCGCGGATGATGTTGCGCACCGCAGGGGTGGCGAGGAGGATTTCGAGGGCCGCGACCCGGCCGCTGCCGCCCTTGAGGGGCAGGAGCTGCTGGGCGATTATGCCCTGGAGGGTAAGCGACAGCTGGACGCGGATCTGCTGCTGCTGGTAGGGCGGGAAGCCGTCGATGATGCGGTCGATGGTCTGGGCGGCGTCGCCGGTATGGAGGGTGGCCAGCACGAGGTGGCCGGTCTCGGCGGCGGTGATGGCGGTGGCGATCGTCTCCGGGTCGCGCATCTCGCCGACGAGGATGACGTCGGGGTCCTCGCGCAGAGCCGACCGCAGGGCGGCGGCGAAGGAATGGGTATCGGCGTGGATTTCCCGCTGGTTGATGATGCTGCGGTCGTGCCGATGGAGGTATTCGATCGGGTCTTCGAGGGTGACGACATGGCAGGCCCGTTCGCGGTTGACGAGGTCGATCATGGCCGCCAAAGTCGTGGATTTGCCGCTGCCGGTGGGGCCGGTGACGAGCACCAGGCCGCGCGGCTTGCGGGCCAGGGTTTTGACCGTTTCGGGGTGGCCGAGTTCGGCCAGCGTCGGCACCTGCTCGGCGACGACGCGGACGACGATGGCGGTGGCGCCCCGCTGGCGGAAGGCGTTTACGCGGAAACGGCTGAAGCCGGGGATAGCGTAGGAAAAGTCGACTTCGCCCCGTTCGTCGAAGACGGCGCGGTGGTTCTCGGCGGCGATGGCCGTGAGGAGCGCGGCGGTGTCGGCGGGCCTGAGGGCCGGCCGGTCGGTGCGGACGAGGTCGCCGTTGATCCTGAGGACGGGCGGGATGCCCACCGTTATATGCAGGTCGGAGGCTTTGCGGGCCACCGCTTCGCGCAGAAGGGATTGCATGCGTTACCTCCGTTATACTCCGCTGTATGCCACGCGCATGACTTCCTCGACGGTGGTCAGCCCTCCCATGGCTTTGGCGATACCGTCCTCGCGCATGGTGATCATTCCCTGGCTGCGGGCGAGGGCAGCGAGCTCGCCGGTGGATGCGCGGCGAATGATGAGCTCGTGCATCTCGGGGGT encodes the following:
- a CDS encoding TldD/PmbA family protein, with the protein product MLDRRVFSDVLATALRRGGDFADIFVENRATTMVSCEENRIERVKTGADCGAGVRVISGDTTAYAYTNKITADELIKVADVASRAAKVSARDVSIDLKAVRPTVDLDIAVMPDSVPVDDKVAVVSAADAAAREVDERIKQVIVVYGDVIQDVTIANSLGRLVEDRRVRTRLSVNAVAADGGQIQTGFEAIGGTQGFELARRDACEAVAREAARRAVSSLEAKPAPAGRMPVVMAGVAGGTMVHEACGHGLEADLVQKGLSVYAGRRGEQVAARGITVVDDGTLPHRYGTLRFDDEGFPAQKTVLIADGVLKGFMYDYLTAGRDKVDTTGNGRRESFEHKPIPRMRNTYIAAGKEDPAVVIGSVKNGLLVKKMGGGQVNTVNGDFVFDVAEGYLIRDGKVAHAVRGATLAGNGPEVLRQIDMVGSDFGFSIGTCGKDGQGAPVSDAQPTIRIPEIVVGGTDHSGR
- the aroB gene encoding 3-dehydroquinate synthase, yielding MAEVNVSLTGGGYAIHIVPGGLDLLGDLVRRLKLGDRALAVTDANVADLYGDRALAALRRAGMRADLAVIPPGEESKSLAVAEGLYSKAIDGGLDRKSPIIAVGGGVVGDLAGFVAATYLRGVPFIQVPTTLLAQVDSSVGGKVAVNHPAGKNLIGAFYQPRLVVADTAVLATLPARELASGLAEVVKYGVIADAAFFAWLDANSEAILAREAGVIGEIVRRSCEIKAAVVEQDEKESHLRMILNFGHTIGHAVEAATGFARYTHGEGVAIGMYGAARLSNILGRCGPETVENIAALLRRLGLPTAARGCRGEDLAAYLARDKKSVDGAVNWVLPDEIGRVAISAEVPEGAVRQVLAEIT
- a CDS encoding shikimate kinase, whose product is MKNIVLIGFMGTGKSCTGRLLAGRLGRPFIDVDRKIEQESGLAIGEIFAKHGEAYFRAREKDVIARVARHRKAVIATGGGVVLDAENMQRLRSGGVIICLTASVQTILERTGRRNTRPLLARPDREEIVARMLAERAPLYAQAAFILDTSNIPPRMAAEKIIAFLRQEGHIYGRS
- the aroC gene encoding chorismate synthase → MFRFLTAGESHGPCLTAVIEGLPAGLPVDLAAVNRDLARRQQGYGRGGRMRIEKDEAEVLSGLRFGRTLGSPLTLAIKNRDWANWQERMSPSGPAAGEAVTAPRPGHADLAGIQKYGHDDIRNILERASARETAARVAVGAVARQLLTALGVTVAAHVVAVGGVSAARRAYAAGDIGTLTADSPLFCADKTAEAAMMAAVDAAKTRGDTLGGVFEVVVSGLPPGLGSHVQWDRRLDAALAAALMSIPAVKGVEIGEGFANAALPGSQAHDEIFYDPARGYFRKTNRAGGVEGGISTGEDLVVRAVMKPIPTLMAPLASVDIATKAATRANTERSDVCAVPAAAVVGEAVVAIVLAGAVLEKFGGDHLGDLLAAVEQYRRRLDGGPR
- the pilO gene encoding type 4a pilus biogenesis protein PilO, with product MAITLPKELSLKHKLMLFAFVTVLVAVVAWSFVFQQQRLRLVELDGRYRSEKRQVDAIEAHVLAHPDPAKHMAELDIRRRVVDRALPETPGVSDFLVIVEKAARASGVQIMHIKPAAVVSRNNYQETPLDILVRGDFFQTAGFLKQLEDAPRFNSVNSLAMNMKLGGGLETKMQVVIYSVKK
- a CDS encoding PilN domain-containing protein, producing MIRINLLPLAERQPKWRTGRIFGALIFLVLGVFLSVWGYFQFMLVHTERNLEEAKNRHQLLRPSREAMLAANAKQQGIDAKDNVLIALTRERTSWYAILTQLGAKTPPELWFTDLTVDKGLLKLTGMAKSTPDLAAFMRKLEQDDLFAEPTLVKAERDITTFATKFEITLKIKGR
- the pilM gene encoding type IV pilus assembly protein PilM; the protein is MRNILRSLFARQTDNVLGVDVGTSAVKIVQIDRRKGRPLLKAVGVVDLPPGIVENGACRDVKALAAILRQAVGTSGASIRDAALAIGVPALFVREISFPPLSPDELREAVKWDSEKYVPFAPGTYYYDYAVTDRATSELEMRVMLAAAPREAVDDLVAAVKAAGLRPAAIDAEPIAIYRTLPAAGNALVVDIGAELSHATIFQDGAPVVARPVPISGQRFTEVIMEAFELGQTEAERLKQRQKGLLFRPGTQDDTSAVHRRFELLVTEAAREAQRTIEYYRIQNKEAIIDKAFLTGGGAALENIVHYFSAQLDVPVVIHDPLAPFDIAGSFDPQYVRSLGGRLGVAVGLALRGGEE
- a CDS encoding late competence development ComFB family protein, whose protein sequence is MELINYMETLVWQYLPEQLANHADICNCKHCQYDIAALALNFLPPRYVVTDKGQTLTKVKSLDQQFYVDIVAALTNAIILVKARPHHHRADE
- a CDS encoding prepilin peptidase → MFELIIFLLGLAVGSFLNVCVYRLPAGESVVSPPSHCRACGVRLGPADLIPVLSYILRRGRCRSCGATFSARYALVELATGALFVWCFFVFGLGSSLIKALVLTSFLVVITLIDFDHQLIYDKVLVWLAGAGVAINLSFAYAPLWGSALTLPVGLLDMLLGGLLGGGLLLAIAVITRGGMGGGDVKFAAALGLWFGWQHTLLALFLSFLAGGLGGGALLLLRLRKRKDLIPFGPFIAAGAFVTLLYGPDIVAWYAGHFLRR
- a CDS encoding prepilin-type N-terminal cleavage/methylation domain-containing protein, which translates into the protein MMNFRRNVKNNKGFTLVELIVVIAVIGVLAAIAIPKIASSADAARGAKLQADLRTIDTACMMALANGGTITAGDVDAPVTTYLQAVPVPPTGNFTATKTTTAAAITGTKYQVTAAGRATIDIGGTDKMAEDL
- a CDS encoding type II secretion system F family protein, yielding MSKTFAYRAKDRTGQLLTGSLVAENEAAVAAYIRNQGYFVTQIRPAADSGSALRGLADIFNPVSSKDLAIFCRQFATMVDAGLSLTVSLGVMVDQTGNARLKAAVKDILVKVQEGETMSRAMQNHPGVFPDIMASMVEAGEVGGVLDVVLERLAVHFEKESKLTANVKSALTYPAVIMTFAAAAIVFILLFVLPRFVQIFASLKVTLPAPTRALLTISAFLNEYGLLLAAGIAVIIYGLRIYLRQPQGQRLLDEFILHVPVMGALWRKIAVARFSRTLSTLLRGGVPIIAALEVVKKTAGNRLMARAITAAQEGVSEGLGLAATLGASGVFPPMVVQMAAVGEETGEVDKMLEKVADFYENDIDDTVNRLSSLLGPILIGVLGVVIGMIVFSILMPLFDIITSIGK
- a CDS encoding type IV pilus twitching motility protein PilT, yielding MQSLLREAVARKASDLHITVGIPPVLRINGDLVRTDRPALRPADTAALLTAIAAENHRAVFDERGEVDFSYAIPGFSRFRVNAFRQRGATAIVVRVVAEQVPTLAELGHPETVKTLARKPRGLVLVTGPTGSGKSTTLAAMIDLVNRERACHVVTLEDPIEYLHRHDRSIINQREIHADTHSFAAALRSALREDPDVILVGEMRDPETIATAITAAETGHLVLATLHTGDAAQTIDRIIDGFPPYQQQQIRVQLSLTLQGIIAQQLLPLKGGSGRVAALEILLATPAVRNIIREGKTHQLASVIQTGAKNGMQTMDNALRDLCRRGLVSTDEALARAADPETLLKLING